From the Solanum stenotomum isolate F172 chromosome 4, ASM1918654v1, whole genome shotgun sequence genome, one window contains:
- the LOC125861205 gene encoding uncharacterized protein LOC125861205: MDRFPKFDMIVEAPVLHKMWYNDLTVVHKRVLNKYIGALTELINMVGWPELIEVLTGYWDNEKMVFRFGTMEITPTIEEIRDGIDTVGTGLERRVRKQENILIPNKLAFEDIVNWLGLRKEYAYWAEGSSVSFMDLYVRFRNASFYANYNQEFRVTFREWDGIRPLAFTVALLGTMVFPHGPSLSINTRVIRLAHTLFHGHLNKGQVKYYPIAPVILSDMYRALGKCKEGHRYFQGCNLLLQWWIMSHLVKRHGTQELHTLDERNALKSLNDTLFWADLEKRRTRER, encoded by the coding sequence ATGGATCGATTTCCTAAATTCGACATGATAGTGGAAGCCCCAGTTTTGCACAAGATGTGGTACAATGACCTCACTGTGGTTCACAAAAGGGTCCTCAATAAATATATTGGAGCCCTAACAGAACTCATCAATATGGTTGGGTGGCCCGAACTGATTGAAGTCCTTACAGGCTATTGGGACAACGAGAAAATGGTGTTCCGATTTGGAACCATGGAAATCACCCCGACAATTGAAGAAATTCGGGACGGAATAGACACAGTTGGTACAGGACTTGAAAGAAGAGTGAGAAAGCAGGAAAACATCTTAATCCCCAACAAGCTTGCTTTCGAGGATATTGTGAATTGGCTCGGATTAAGAAAAGAATATGCCTACTGGGCTGAGGGTTCTAGCGTCTCTTTTATGGATCTCTATGTCAGATTCAGGAATGCAAGCTTCTATGCGAATTACAACCAAGAGTTCAGGGTCACTTTCAGAGAATGGGACGGGATCAGACCTTTGGCATTCACCGTCGCACTATTGGGCACCATGGTTTTCCCACACGGCCCGAGCCTCAGTATTAATACCCGAGTGATAAGGCTTGCACACACTCTGTTCCACGGGCATCTGAACAAAGGGCAAGTAAAGTATTATCCTATCGCACCTGTCATCCTTTCCGACATGTACCGTGCTTTGGGAAAATGCAAGGAAGGACATCGTTACTTTCAAGGTTGCAACCTTCTCCTCCAATGGTGGATAATGAGTCACTTGGTGAAGAGACacggaactcaagaactccataCCCTCGATGAGCGTAATGCTCTTAAGAGTTTGAATGACACGTTGTTTTGGGCAGacttagaaaaaagaagaaccaGAGAAAGGTAG
- the LOC125862689 gene encoding protease Do-like 9, translated as MADLKRKRGRKPKTVVDNSADAAGISSKEALDDGVLSATPVETATTNGDPQTHRRGRGRPKKGGKHEEEVDRDIAASPERRGHRFADHNGDITTVLSGDLRHGAELAAVAAAAKAAPSMDAVVKVFCVHTEPNFSLPWQRKRQYSSSSSGFIIGGRRVLTNAHSVEHHTQVKLKKRGSDTKYLATVLSIGTECDIAMLTVNDDEFWEGVSPLEFGDLPALQDAVTVVGYPIGGDTISVTSGVVSRIEILSYVHVSTELLGLQIDAAINSGNSGGPAFNDKGKCVGIAFQSLKHEDAENIGYVIPTPVIMHFIQDYEKNGAYTGFPIIGIEWQKMENPDLRLSVGMAHNQKGVRIRRVEPTAPESNVLMPSDVILSFDGVDIANDGTVPFRHGERIGFSYLVSQKYTGDDAQVKVLRKSKILEFKIKLNAHKRLIPAHIKGKPPSYYIVGGFVFSAVSVPYLRSEYGKDYEFDAPVKLLDKLLHAMAQSIDEQLVVVSQVLVADINIGYEELVNTQVIAFNGKPVKNLKSLANMVEACKEEYLKFDLDYNQIVVLQTKNAKAATSDILAMHCIPSAMSDDLKT; from the exons ATGGCAGACCTCAAGAGAAAAAGAGGCCGGAAACCTAAAACTGTGGTGGACAACTCCGCCGACGCCGCTGGTATTTCTTCCAAAGAAGCCCTCGATGACGGCGTACTATCTGCAACCCCTGTTGAAACTGCCACCACCAACGGTGACCCACAAACTCACCGCCGCGGCCGTGGACGCCCTAAGAAAGGTGgaaaacatgaagaagaagtAGACAGGGATATTGCGGCCTCGCCAGAGAGACGAGGGCATAGGTTTGCTGACCACAACGGCGATATCACCACTGTGTTGAGTGGCGACTTGAGGCATGGGGCGGAGTTGGCTGCGGTAGCAGCAGCAGCAAAGGCGGCTCCGTCTATGGATGCAGTGGTGAAGGTGTTCTGCGTCCATACAGAGCCTAATTTCTCGCTTCCTTGGCAGAGGAAGAGACAATATAGCTCCAGTAGTAGTGGGTTTATCATTGGTGGAAGGAGGGTGCTCACGAATGCCCACTCCGTGGAACACCATACTCAGGTTAAACTCAAGAAACGTGGTTCTGATACCAAATACTTGGCTACCGTACTTTCCATTGGAACGGAATGCGATATTG CAATGTTAACTGTGAATGATGATGAGTTCTGGGAAGGAGTGTCACCTCTTGAGTTTGGGGATCTGCCTGCACTGCAAGATGCTGTAACTGTTGTTGGATACCCTATAGGAGGAGATACAATCTCTGTGACTAGCGGTGTTGTCTCGCGCATCGAGATACTATCTTATGTTCACGTGTCAACCGAGCTCCTCGGATTGCAG ATAGATGCTGCCATCAATTCTGGAAATTCTGGTGGACCTGCATTCAATGATAAGGGGAAGTGTGTCGGTATTGCATTTCAATCCCTTAAACATGAAGATGCCGAGAACATTGGTTATGTCATACCAACACCAGTAATTATGCATTTCATTCAAGATTATGAGAAGAATGGAGCATACACAG GATTTCCTATCATTGGGATTGAATGGCAAAAAATGGAAAATCCTGACCTCCGCTTGTCGGTGGGTATGGCGCATAATCAGAAGGGTGTTCGTATCCGAAGAGTTGAGCCTACGGCCCCAGAATCCAATGTTCTAATGCCTTCAGATGTTATCCTTAGTTTTGACGGGGTTGATATAGCCAATGATGGAACAG TACCATTCAGGCATGGAGAGCGTATTGGTTTCAGCTATCttgtttctcaaaaatatactGGGGATGATGCTCAAGTGAAAGTTCTCCGCAAATCTAAGATTCTAGAATTTAAGATAAAGCTTAATGCACACAAACGATTGATTCCAGCTCATATCAAAGGAAAACCTCCTTCTTACTACATTGTCGGTGGTTTTGTTTTCTCTGCTGTTTCTGTTCCATATTTACGTTCCGAG TATGGAAAAGATTATGAGTTTGATGCTCCGGTTAAGTTGTTGGACAAACTTCTACACGCAATGGCACAATCAATTGATGAACAACTGGTTGTGGTTTCTCAG GTGCTTGTGGCTGACATCAATATTGGTTATGAAGAACTGGTAAACACTCAG GTTATTGCTTTCAACGGCAAGCCTGTAAAAAATCTGAAGAGCTTGGCTAACATGGTGGAGGCCTGTAAAGAAGAGTACTTGAAGTTTGATCTTGATTATAATCAG ATTGTTGTACTGCAGACTAAAAATGCAAAAGCGGCAACGTCTGATATTCTTGCAATGCATTGTATACCTTCAGCCATGTCTGATGACCTGAAGACATGA